The Thermodesulfobacteriota bacterium genomic interval AAGGGCTATAGAACGGGGTATGAACCAATTAGGAACCCTGGGATCGGGAAACCACTTTGTTGAAATAGGTTTTGTGTCGGAGATATATGACCATAAATTGGCCAGTGCTTTGGGGCTTCAAGAGGAACAGGTAACCATTATAGTCCATACCGGATCAAGGGGATTGGGACACCAGGTATGCGACGATTATATAAAGATTATGATGCAGGCCTCTAATAAATACGGCATTGAACTTCCCGACAGGCAGCTTTGTTGTGCCCCTGTGGACTCTGAAGAAGGAAGACAGTATCTTGGCGCCATGGCTTGTGCTGCCAATTATGCCTTTGCCAACCGTCAGATGATAACCCACTGGGTTAGAGAGACGATGGGGCAGGTATTGAGGATGAGTCCAAAAGATCTGAAGCTTGATCTGATATACGATGTGTGCCACAACATAGCCAAAATTGAAGAGCACCGCATTGATGGTAAAAAGAAGAAACTCTGTGTCCACAGGAAAGGGGCTACCCGGGCATTTCCTCCGAATCATCCTGACATACCGGGGTGTTACCAGGAAACAGGTCAGCCTGTATTGATTCCAGGTGATATGGGCAGGTATTCTTATGTCTTGGTTGGGACTGAAAGGGCATTAGAGGAGACCTTTGGTAGTACATGCCATGGGGCAGGCAGGGTAATGAGCAGGCATCAGGCAATGAAGGCAGCCAAAGGCAGGGCTATTGTCAGAGAGCTGAAAGATCATGGGATAACAGTCCGTTCAGCAGGCAGGGCTACTATTGTGGAAGAGATATCTGATGCATATAAGGACGTTACTGATGTAGTAGAGGTGGTTCATAATGCAGGTATCAGTCGAAAAGTAGCAAAGCTAGTGCCAATGGGAGTAATTAAAGGTTAATGGCTTCGTAAGAAGTCGAAAAACTCCCTCTCCCTTGATGGGAGAGGGTTGGGGTGAGGGTGAAAAGTGACTTTTTACGAGTCTGTCAAGGTTAGTGGTTTGAATGATAATGAATACATAGGAGTAAGTAAGTGGGTTATATAGATTTGCATGTACATACAACTGCATCTGATGGTACCCTGACCCCTTCCGAGCTGGTAAGATACGCCAAGGAAAAGGGATTAAAGGCAATTGCAATAACCGATCATGACACCATAGATGGGAACATGGAAGCCTTAAATGAGGGGGCTAGAATTGGGCTTGAAGTCATTCCTGGCGTGGAGATAAGTGTTGAATGCCCTTATGGCACTATGCATTTATTGGGCTATTGTATTGATACAGGGAACATCTTCTTAAAAGAAAGATTGGAATTCTTACAGAGGGCGAGAGCGGACAGGAACTCAAAGATACTCAATAAGTTAAAAGCTTTAGGAGTAACCATAGACTATAATGACGTTCTTCAGGTTGCAAGAGGGGGGCAAATAGGAAGACCTCATTTTGCTCAGACTATTGTGAGAGGAGGATATACTGAGACATCTCAGGAGGCATTTGACAGATTTCTAAAAAAGGGTGCCCCTGCCTATGTTGACAAGTTCCGTTTTGGGCCTGAAGATGCCTTTGGTCTTATTTCAAACTCTAAAGGTATCCCCGTGCTGGCTCATCCTTTTACTCTGGCTGGTTTAGGCACAGGGGAACTTGAAGACTTTATAATGCAGCTTATTGGATGGGGAATGAAGGGGATAGAGGTATATTACCCTGATCATACAGATGAGCAAGTTGCCTATTACAGATACCTGGCAGAGAAGCATAGGGTTTTAATTACCGGAGGTTCAGACTACCATGGCAACAACAAACCAGGTGGAAATATAGGGGTTTATAAGGGTAACACGAAGCTTTCTCTTTCACTTGTTGAGGAGATAAAGAGGCTAAGGGACAATATTTAATTTGGTAAGAAAATGGAAACCTCACTGGGCACCAATAAAGAAGAAATAATCAAAAGTGGCTACAGTAAAGAAGCTAAAGAAGAGGAACCTAAGGGAACTTCTTTAATCCCTTTTGATCCCTTACAGCGATACCTGGCAGAAATAAGACGCTATCCTTTGCTTACCAGGGAAGAAGAACGCAAGCTTGCCATAAAGTATAGAGAAGAGAATGATTTAGAAGCAGCTTACATATTAATTACAGCAAACTTAAGGTTGGTTGTGAAGATAGCGCTTGAATTCCAGAGATACTGGATGATGAATCTCCTTGATATCATACAGGAGGGTAATATTGGGTTGATGCAGGCTGTTAAAAAGTTTGATCCGTATAGAGGGGTTAAGCTCTCGTATTATGCATCCTTTTGGATTAAGGCTTACATCTTAAAATTCATAATGGACAACTGGAGATTGGTGAAGATTGGTACGACTCAGGCTCAAAGAAGGTTATTTTTCAACCTGAGTAAAGAGAGAGAAAGGTTAGAATCCCTTGGTTATGATGTGGGGCCAAAATTATTAGCGGAAAAGCTGGACACCAAGGAAGAAGAAATTATAGAGATGGAGCAAAGAATGGGAAGCTGGGATGTCTCGCTGGAAAGCCCGGTTAGAGATGATTCTGACAGCACTCATATGGACCTATTATCCTCCGGGGATGTATCTCAGGAAGAGGTACTGGCCGAGTCTCAAACACAAGATATATTCCTTGAGAAATTAGAGGAGTTCCGTGAGACACTACGGGGTAAAGAATTATATATCTTTGAGAAACGACTGCTCTCCGACTCCCCGTTAACTTTGCAGCAAATTGGAGATGAGTATGGGCTTTCAAAAGAAAGGGTGCGACAGATTGAAAAAAGGCTCATGGAGAAGATCAGGAACTTTTTTAAGAAAGAAATCCCGGACTTTGATGAGTACGATTTTAGATTCGGGGAATGATTTCAACTAAGTGCATGAAGCATATGCCAATACGTCTGTTAGATGCGCCTATTCAATTGACTTGCAACTGCTTGATTTAGCGCTTTCTGAGCCCCGATAAGTTTTTTATACTTTGACTCTATTTTCTCGATAT includes:
- a CDS encoding PHP domain-containing protein, with protein sequence MGYIDLHVHTTASDGTLTPSELVRYAKEKGLKAIAITDHDTIDGNMEALNEGARIGLEVIPGVEISVECPYGTMHLLGYCIDTGNIFLKERLEFLQRARADRNSKILNKLKALGVTIDYNDVLQVARGGQIGRPHFAQTIVRGGYTETSQEAFDRFLKKGAPAYVDKFRFGPEDAFGLISNSKGIPVLAHPFTLAGLGTGELEDFIMQLIGWGMKGIEVYYPDHTDEQVAYYRYLAEKHRVLITGGSDYHGNNKPGGNIGVYKGNTKLSLSLVEEIKRLRDNI
- a CDS encoding RtcB family protein; this encodes MKEEISIEIQKIDDYRWRIPKTGKMKTDGVVYTDEKMLRDIRNDQSLLQVSNVAWLPGIIGSSLAMPDIHWGYGFPIGGVAAFDLNKGIVSPGGVGYDINCGVRLMSSGLSRKDIKGKIDILIDALFANIPSGVGSRRKDLKLNREKEKRVFLKGAKWAVDQGYGSVEDLKHIEERGCIPDANPDFVSERAIERGMNQLGTLGSGNHFVEIGFVSEIYDHKLASALGLQEEQVTIIVHTGSRGLGHQVCDDYIKIMMQASNKYGIELPDRQLCCAPVDSEEGRQYLGAMACAANYAFANRQMITHWVRETMGQVLRMSPKDLKLDLIYDVCHNIAKIEEHRIDGKKKKLCVHRKGATRAFPPNHPDIPGCYQETGQPVLIPGDMGRYSYVLVGTERALEETFGSTCHGAGRVMSRHQAMKAAKGRAIVRELKDHGITVRSAGRATIVEEISDAYKDVTDVVEVVHNAGISRKVAKLVPMGVIKG
- a CDS encoding RNA polymerase factor sigma-32, which produces METSLGTNKEEIIKSGYSKEAKEEEPKGTSLIPFDPLQRYLAEIRRYPLLTREEERKLAIKYREENDLEAAYILITANLRLVVKIALEFQRYWMMNLLDIIQEGNIGLMQAVKKFDPYRGVKLSYYASFWIKAYILKFIMDNWRLVKIGTTQAQRRLFFNLSKERERLESLGYDVGPKLLAEKLDTKEEEIIEMEQRMGSWDVSLESPVRDDSDSTHMDLLSSGDVSQEEVLAESQTQDIFLEKLEEFRETLRGKELYIFEKRLLSDSPLTLQQIGDEYGLSKERVRQIEKRLMEKIRNFFKKEIPDFDEYDFRFGE